Genomic window (Daphnia pulicaria isolate SC F1-1A unplaced genomic scaffold, SC_F0-13Bv2 h1tg000079l, whole genome shotgun sequence):
AGCATTGTACTCGATCATTATGTCACCATCGAATGGAACCTATACAAATATTGGTCaaaataagttttaaaaataacaaaataagccATCAGCGGCCATCAATTACCATCCGCTTAGCAGCAGACTGAGAAGGACTCGCAGCTGGTGTAGGAGGTAATGCTTCCGGTCGTCTATTCAAGTTAGAAACAGCGTCAGTaagattgaggagaatatctTTCATttctaagaagaaaaaaaacatattattAAAGACTTAATTAGGATTAAATTTTCTCAATTCCATACGCTGTGCTAACTCTCGTGGCTCTTCGTACCACGAGCGTAGAACTTCCAAAGTATCTGTCagttcatcattttcttcttcctttttcttcaaatctctTTTAAGTCGAGTAATGGTGTCTTCAAGTTGCCTATTTGTGGACTTTAGTTCATCAATTtcctttaaaatataattatttagaAATGTAATAAATGTCTCCTTTTGATACTAAAGAGAAATGCTTACTTCAACAAGTTGTTCTTCTGCAGGGTTGGGTTTGCTTTTCTTAGCTACTGAAAATGATGCTTTCTGTGTTGTGTCGCCTTCAGAATACACAAGACTCCTTCTTGCACTCTGTTTTGTGCCACGTAGCTCATTTGCATTCTTCTTTGCTGAAGATTTATCAAGAATGAGCTGTTGTCTGAGTTGAAGCAGGTTTTCTTGGTTACCTGtaacgataaaaaaagaataaatatttgTCATAATTTCAATAAGCTGTACTATACTTACTCGATATTGCCACAGCAACTCCAGGTCTGTGATCACAATCAACAAGATTGTTTTTCTCATAAACTCTTTCGCAGATTGCTGAATTGAAATCTTTGGGCCACCTATACAGCACACAATTagtaaataatcaaaagtagAACATTAAATGAAACTAGCATTTAAGATTTCACTCGTCAACTTTTGCCAACATTTTGCCACACCAGGTTTATGATATTACATGAATCGAATAGCATTAGGCTAAATGCTACAATGAAGTTAGAGCAAAAGTTAAACAAAGTCATacacaaaaaaatccaaaacatTTTACCTGATCACTAGTTTGGTTCTTTCTCTAACCCATATTTCTTGTACTGTTGCAATAAcgtcttctttttcatcgtcTGTCAGAATTGGACTCTTAACTGAACTAATTGTCCCTATACCAGGTTCACCAATggtgaaatcaaaaagaacaaacatattttaggCCAGTTAAAATATGTTTTCGTTATTAGAAAGAATTCGTGTCGATTCCTAGCAAGATTGAAAACGTGACGGCTTAACAAGACAGCTAACAGTTTTGGAGGGAAAAAGCCGATCAGGAACAGGGCTGCCAGAactaattttacaaataacctcaaatggttaaaaaaaactgttttatcctatataaaaaagagactaataactttaaaaaaataaagaaaaaaaaatgaaatttagataATTATTATCATAATTTTGCAGcgctactttaaaaaaatcgttttAACAGATTTAATGcgattttttaagtttaatcgTCTGCTGTAGTACTGCtgtcaaaaattcaaactacgatcatttttatttattttgaagtgTAACATTAAAATGGCAGGGAATGGTAGTTTTGGGTCATCGAAGTGGactaagaaaagaagaaacaagcgATTAGCTACTGAGGATGTTGACAACATTTTGAAAGAGGCAGAAGCGAAAAAAATTAGGCCCACCGATAATCTTGTGAAAAATATGCCCTCTCTGCTGTTGTTGGAAGTGAATTATTCTAAAGATATAGCTCAGGTACAAActaaattcgttttttttttaatttgggtaATGAGACATTATAATATAGTTAAGCTTATTAACATTTATCTGTTAGGAAAAGGATAACAGCCCTTGTGATTCAGGCTCGCAATCAAATATCATTGATTGTTGTGATTCACCCATTACCTTGAGCGAACAAACTAATGCAAGTGGAGTTAATATTCCACACATTTCAGAACACACGTATCAGGAACCGGAATTTACCAATTTCGAAGATTTTTTTAGTGATATCGAGGAAGAGGTAGGCATACTATTTATTGAACATGGTTTATTGGATTCATAGGCAGCATACATTTTTGTGTTACAGGACGAAGTATATGAAGCCCACCCATCAGTTTACTTGCCTCTACTCTGTGTTGCAAACTATTTAAGGCATCATCTTACTAAAATTGCCCTAGAAGATCACCTTTTCAATGTGAGGTTAGCGTCCCACTCCAATGTGAAAGAGTTGAGCAGCCAACATAACTTGTTAAGAAAATATTCCCATTTGAGGAGTGAAGTTacgaaaatttttgtttgccccTCGAAAAAATGTCCATCCGTATTGACTATGAAGCAAGATAATCCTGAAGAGATACAACTACGACAGCCTTGTGGTCACAAATTTATCAAAAGTGTGCATCGACCATGTTTCATTTTGCGAATGCCAATCGAGAAGCAATTGGTGTATTTTATCGAGCACCACGGCATTAAACttcaagaaatggattccaactACCGAGGAGATTTACATTCTGGCGAATGCTACAAAAAGTTGAGAGACAAAGGTTTCATTGACGACCTGACCATCACCGTGATCTGGAATACGGATGGAGCTCAGCCTTATAAGATGAGCAAAAATGGAATTTGGCCTTTCATGGCCACGATAAATGAAGCACCATACAAACTTCGAAGAAATTACGTAATTTTGCTGGCATTGTGGTTTGGCAACAAAAAACCACCTTTGCATGCATTTTTGGACTGGATAGTAAAAGAGTGGGCTAGACTGGAAAATGACGGGATAAATGTAAAAGGAATCCATTACAAAATCCGTGTTTTGGTTATTACTACTGACACGATGGCCCGTCCACTTATACGCAACACTACGCAGTTCAACGGACAGTTCGGATGTGATTTCTGTTTACATCCAGGTATCGATTGAAACCAGTAACGTTCATGTTTTTCAAGATCAATAATAATtgtgttttacaggtgaacaaattaaaaagggAAGAGGTTCAACTCGTATTTATTTAGAAAAGCCAGAACCTTTTGAATTGAGAAGTATGGAACAACATAAAGAAGACTTGAATATTGCCAAGGCGACCCGAAAACCTTCCCACGGTGTCTGTGGCCCAACACCTTTAGCCGACTTACCCGGGTTCGATTTTATCAAGGCTTTTGTCCCGGAATATATGCACTCCTGTTGCCAAGGAGTTTTCAAACTAATGATTAAGTTATGgacttttcaaaaatattccaaGGAACCTTGGTCTGTCAGGGAAAAGTTGGAAGTGCTAAACTCCCGGCTGTTGAACACAAAACCACCTTATGAAATCACCCGGGTTATGATAGCATTAGATGATTTGAGCAATTGGAAAGCTTCTATGTTTAGAgcctttgttcttttttatgtTGATGTCTTAGAAGATGTACTCCCCAAAGAATTTTTTGATCATTTCGTAAATCTTAGCTACGGGATGTTTGTTCTTTTGCAAGAAAAGGTATCCGTATCAGACGTAGAGAAAATTAAAGTTCTTTTTAGGCATTTTgtgattgattttgaaaaactttATGGCGCCACTCATGTAGGAATCAACGTTCATTTCCTCATTCATCTTTCGCAAAGCGTGCTTGATTGGGGATGCTTGTGGACTACATCGACGTTTATTCCTGAGTGGTTTAATGGGGTGTTGATGTCTTTGTCGAATGGGACTCAAGCGATTGCGGATCAGATGGCAACAAATTATTTGTTGAAACTTACTGTTCGTGACGAGGCCGTGACGCTGTTACACAAATATATCTTGCCTCCCCATGTAACAAGACAACTCTGCGAATTACTCCGCTTGCCAAAGGAGACGCCACGAGGATTTTCAAAAggaacattttcaaataacgATAAAGTTGAACTTCTTGGCCATTCATCCGTACGGAATGTtactcaaaatgaaaaaaacgctCTTTGCAGTTTGCTTGCATCGAATTCCGATTTCCGCTCCCCTTCattccaaaatgcaaaatttttttctcgaaTCAAACTGATTTCATCGGGGTCAATTTTCACTACAACCAGCTACAAAAGATCGCCCAAACGGATAAATTATTGTGCTCTGACAAATGATGGGGAATTCTTGttcattgaaaattttgtctgTCTGCCCCATGAGTCGAAAGGGGATCATATATTTATTCTGGGAAATATGTTGGGGGTTCAAAGTAAAGTTCATTTCCTTCCGAAACCGATTGATGGTATTACATTTTCTATAATTCCCGGTATGATGACAAAATTAGTGGGGAAAGGAGAGCTGGTAGCTTTCAACGCGCTTgatatcaaatcaaaatgtgtCGTTGCCAGCGAGCACAATTTGACAGAGTCGTATGTTGTAACTGCTCTCCCTAATAACTTAGAAACTGATTGATCTGTAAAGTCTGTAACTGGATAATTAAATAAACCgcaaatcaataaaaagaaaaaaaaactgtagaCTATTGTAAACTGTATCTTTCAATAAGCGATGAATGACTatataatcaaattattaCTTTTATAAGTAATGTTGAGccaaatatatataagaatGACAAATTTAAACTATTATCAGACAAGTAAAAAGTATGCTAGTGACGGTTGAACTAGCTTGaagtatatttttaaatatatttaacCTAAAATACACCATACTTTTAATTATCAAGCATCCGTCTACCTTACAAAAAGACAAGCAAATATGCCAACTTATACTAAGTTATGGATTGCTTGCCGCTCGCTTTgctttaagttttaaaaatcaagtttTGTGCTTCGAAGCATTGCAAGTATGGGCGTTGCTAGAGTTCCGTCTCCCTGTCTTATCAGAATCGAGTTAAACTTTCCGCAAGGTTTTTCCATACTTGTGGAGCTTTAACCTAGTACCGCGCAACCTTGTTACaaggttatttttttgggcAAGCTAACCGTCACGTACGggtccacttctgaaacgtcttttctcatcatttttttggattttttgaatttcgacttcctgaaaagtcttttctcatcattttttcggattttttgaacttgagcctctccacttctgaaacgtcttttctcatcattttttcggattttttgaatttgggttctccacctcctgaaacgtcttttctcatcattttttcggattttttgaactttgaccttaaacctcctgaaacgtcttttctcatcattttttcggatattttgaatttgggttctccacctcctgaaacgtcttttctcatcactttttcggattttttgaattttgacttcctaaaacgtcttttctcatcattttttcggattttttgaactttgaccttttacctcctaaaacgtcttttctcatcattttttcggattttttgaacttgagcctctccacttctgaaacgtcttttctcatcatttttttggattttttgaacttgagcctctccacttctgaaacgtcttttctcatcattttttcggattttttgaacttttacctcctgaaacgtcttttctcatcattttatcggattttttgaatttgggttctccacctcctgaaacgtcttttctcatcattttttcggattttttgaatttgggttctccacctcctgaaacgtcttttctcatcattttttcggattttttgaatttgagttctccacctcctgaaacgtcttttctcatcattttttcggattttttgaacttgagcctctccacttctgaaacgtcttttctcatcattttttcggattttttgaattttgacttcctgaaaagtcttttctcatcattttttcggattttttgaatttgggttttccaactcctgaaacgtcttttctcatcattttttcggattttttgaacttgagcctctccacttctgaaacgtcttttctcatcattttttcggattttttgaatttgggttctccacctcctgaaacgtcttttctcatcattttttcggattttttgaactttgacctttgaccttcttaaacgtcttttctcatcattttttaggattttttgaactttgaccttaaacctcctgaaaagttttttctcatcattttttcggattttttgaattttgacttcctgaaaagtcttttctcatcattttttcggattttttgaatttgggttctccacctcctgaaacgtcttttctcatcattttttcggattttttgaacttgagcctctccacttctgaaacgtcttttctcatcattttttcggattttttgaacttttacctcctgaaacgtcttttctcatcattttttcggatattttgaatttgggttctccacctcctgaaacgtcttttctcatcactttttcagattttttgaattttgacttcctaaaacgtcttttctcatcattttttcggattttttgaactttgaccttttacctcctaaaacgtcttttctcatcattttttcggattttttgaacttgagcctctccacttctgaaacgtcttttctcatcattttttcggattttttgaacttttacctcctgaaacgtcttttctcatcattttttcggatattttgaatttgggttctccacctcctgaaacgtcttttctcatcactttttcggattttttgaattttgacttcctaaaacgtcttttctcatcattttttcggattttttgaactttgaccttttacctcctaaaacgtcttttctcatcattttttcggattttttgaacttgagcctctccacttctgaaacgtcttttctcatcatttttttggattttttgaacttgagcctctccacttctgaaacgtcttttctcatcatttttttggattttttgaatttcgacttcctgaaaagtcttttctcatcattttttcggattttttgaatttgggttttccaactcctgaaacgtcttttctcatcattttttcggattttttgaacttgagcctctccacttctgaaacgtcttttctcatcatttttttggattttttgaatttcgacttcctgaaaagtcttttctcatcattttttcggattttttgaatttgggttttccaactcctgaaacgtcctttctcatcattttttcggattttttgaacttgagcctctccacttctgaaacgtcttttctcatcattttttcggattttttgaatttgggttctccacctcctgaaacgtcttttctcatcattttttcggattttttgaactttgaccttttacctcctaaaacgtcttttctcatcattttttcggattttttgaacttgagcctctccacttctgaaacgtcttttctcatcatttttttggattttttgaacttgagcctctccacttctgaaacgtcttttctcatcattttttcggattttttgaacttttacctcctgaaacgtcttttctcatcattttatcggattttttgaatttgggttctccacctcctgaaacgtcttttctcatcattttttcggattttttgaatttgggttctccatctcctgaaacgtcttttctcatcattttttcggattttttgaactttgacctttgaccttctgaaacgtcttttctcatcattttttaggattttttgaactttgaccttaaacatcctgaaaagttttttctcatcattttttcggattttttgaattttgacttcctgaaaagtcttttctcatcattttttcggattttttgaatttgggttctccacctcctgaaacgtcttttttcatcattttttcggattttttgaacttgagcctctccacttctgaaacgtcttttctcatcattttttcggattttttgaatttgggttctccacctcctgaaacgtcttttctcatcattttttcggattttttgaactttgacctttgaccttcttaaacgtcttttctcatcattttttaggattttttgaactttgaccttaaacctcctgaaaagttttttctcatcattttttcggattttttgaattttgacttcctgaaaagtcttttctcatcattttttcggattttttgaatttgggttctccacctcctgaaacgtcttttctcatcattttttcggattttttgaacttgagcctctccacttctgaaacgtcttttctcatcattttttcggattttttgaacttttacctcctgaaacgtcttttctcatcattttttcggatattttgaatttgggttctccacctcctgaaacgtcttttctcatcactttttcagattttttgaattttgacttcctaaaacgtcttttctcatcattttttcggattttttgaactttgaccttttacctcctaaaacgtcttttctcatcattttttcggattttttgaacttgagcctctccacttctgaaacgtcttttctcatcattttttcggattttttgaacttttacctcctgaaacgtcttttctcatcattttttcggatattttgaatttgggttctccacctcctgaaacgtcttttctcatcactttttcggattttttgaattttgacttcctaaaacgtcttttctcatcattttttcggattttttgaactttgaccttttacctcctaaaacgtcttttctcatcattttttcggattttttgaacttgagcctctccacttctgaaacgtcttttctcatcatttttttggattttttgaacttgagcctctccacttctgaaacgtcttttctcatcatttttttggattttttgaatttcgacttcctgaaaagtcttttctcatcattttttcggattttttgaatttgggttttccaactcctgaaacgtcttttctcatcattttttcggattttttgaacttgagcctctccacttctgaaacgtcttttctcatcatttttttggattttttgaatttcgacttcctgaaaagtcttttctcatcattttttcggattttttgaatttgggttttccaactcctgaaacgtcttttctcatcattttttcggattttttgaacttgagcctctccacttctgaaacgtcttttctcatcattttttcggattttttgaatttgggttctccacctcctgaaacgtcttttctcatcattttttcggattttttgaactttgaccttttacctcctaaaacgtcttttctcatcattttttcggattttttgaacttgagcctctccacttctgaaacgtcttttctcatcatttttttggattttttgaacttgagcctctccacttctgaaacgtcttttctcatcattttttcggattttttgaacttttacctcctgaaacgtcttttctcatcattttatcggattttttgaatttgggttctccacctcctgaaacgtcttttctcatcattttttcggattttttgaatttgggttctccatctcctgaaacgtcttttctcatcattttttcggattttttgaactttgacctttgaccttctgaaacgtcttttctcatcattttttaggattttttgaactttgaccttaaacctcctgaaaagttttttctcatcattttttcggattttttgaattttgacttcctgaaaagtcttttctcatcattttttcggattttttgaatttgggttctccacctcctgaaacgtcttttttcatcattttttcggattttttgaacttgagcctctccacttctgaaacgtcttttctcatcattttttcggattttttgaatttgggttctccacctcctgaaacgtcttttctcatcattttttcggattttttgaactttgacctttgaccttcttaaacgtcttttctcatcattttttaggattttttgaactttgaccttaaacctcctgaaaagttttttctcatcattttttcggattttttgaattttgacttcctgaaaagtcttttctcatcattttttcggattttttgaatttgggttctccacctcctgaaacgtcttttctcatcattttttcggatttttttaacttgagcctctccacttctgaaacgtcttttctcatcatttttttggattttttgaacttgagcctctccacttctgaaacgtcttttctcatcattttttcggtttttttgaacttttacctcctgaaacgtcttttctcatcattttatcggattttttgaatttgggttctccacctcctgaaacgtcttttctcatcattttttcggattttttgaattttggttctccatctcctgaaacgtcttttctcatcattttttcggattttttgaactttgacctttgaccttctgaaacgtcttttctcatcattttttaggattttttgaactttgaccttaaacctcctgaaaagttttttctcatcattttttcggattttttgaattttgacttcctgaaacgtcttttctcatcattttttcagattttttgaactttgacctttaacctcctgaaaagtcttttctcatcattttttcggattttttgaatttgggttctccacctcctgaaacgtcttttctcatcattttttcggattttttgaatttgggttctccacctcctgaaacgtcttttctcatcattttttcggattttttgaacttgagcctctccacttctgaaacgtcttttctcatcattttttcggattttttgaactttgacctttaacctcctgaaaagtcttttctcatcattttttcggattttttgtatttgagttctccacctcctgaaacgtcttttctcatcatttttttggattttttgaacttgagcctctccacttctgaaacgtcttttctcatcattttttcggattttttgaatttgggttctccacctcctgaaacgtcttttctcatcattttttcggattttttgaatttgagttctccacctcctgaaacgtcttttctcatcattttttcggattttttgaacttgagcctctccacttctgaaacgtcttttctcatcattttttcggattttttgaacttgagcctctccacttctgaaacgtcttttctcatcattttttcggattttttgaattttgacttcctgaaaagtcttttctcatcattttttcggattttttgaatttgggttttccaactcctgaaacgtcttttctcatcattttttcggattttttgaacttgagcctctccacttctgaaacgtcttttctcatcattttttcggattttttgaatttgggttctccacctcctgaaacgtcttttctcatcattttttcggattttttgaactttgacctttgaccttcttaaacgtcttttctcatcattttttaggattttttgaactttgaccttaaacctcctgaaaagttttttctcatcattttttcggattttttgaattttgacttcctgaaaagtcttttctcatcattttttcggattttttgaatttgggttctccacctcctgaaacgtcttttctcatcattttttcggattttttgaacttgagcctctccacttctgaaacgtcttttctcatcattttttcggattttttgaacttttacctcctgaaacgtcttttctcatcattttttcggatattttgaatttgggttctccacctcctgaaacgtcttttctcatcactttttcagattttttgaattttgacttcctaaaacgtcttttctcatcattttttcggattttttgaactttgaccttttacctcctaaaacgtcttttctcatcattttttcggattttttgaacttgagcctctccacttctgaaacgtcttttctcatcattttttcggattttttgaacttttacctcctgaaacgtcttttctcatcattttttcggatattttgaatttgggttctccacctcctgaaacgtcttttctcatcactttttcggattttttgaattttgacttcctaaaacgtcttttctcatcattttttcggattttttgaactttgaccttttacctcctaaaacgtcttttctcatcattttttcggattttttgaacttgagcctctccacttctgaaacgtcttttctcatcatttttttggattttttgaacttgagcctctccacttctgaaacgtcttttctcatcattttttcggattttttgaacttttacctcctgaaacgtcttttctcatcattttatcggattttttgaatttgggttctccacctcctgaaacgtcttttctcatcattttttcggattttttgaatttgggttctccatctcctgaaacgtcttttctcatcattttttcggattttttgaactttgacctttgaccttctgaaacgtcttttctcatcattttttaggattttttgaactttgaccttaaacctcctgaaaagttttttctcatcattttttcggattttttgaatttgggttctccacctcctgaaacgtcttttctcatcattttttcggattttttgaacttgagcctctccacttctgaaacggcttttctcatcattttttcggattttttgaatttgggttctccacctcctgaaacgtcttttctcatcattttttcggattttttgaatttgggttctccacctcctgaaacgtcttttctcatcattttttcggattttttgaacttgagcctctccacttctgaaacgtcttttctcatcattttttcggattttttgaacttttacctcctgaaacgtcttttctcatcattttttcggattttttgaactttgacctttaacctcctgaaaagtcttttctcatcattttttcggattttttgtatttgagttctccacctcctgaaacgtcttttctcatcattttttcggattttttgaacttgagcctctccacttctgaaacgtcttttctcatcattttttcggattttttgaatttgggttctccacctcctgaaacgtcttttctcatcattttttcggattttttgaatttgggttctccacctcctgaaacgtcttttctcatcattttttcggattttttgaatttgagttctccacctcctgaaacgtcttttctcatcattttttcggattttttgaacttgagcctctccacttctgaaacgtcttttctcatcattttttcggattttttgaacttttacctcctgaaacgtcttttctcatcattttttcggattttttgaactttgacctttaacctcctgaaaagtcttttctcatcattttttcggattttttgtatttgagttctccacctcctgaaacgtcttttctcatcattttttcggattttttgaacttgagcctctccacttctgaaacgtcttttctcatcattttttcggattttttgaatttgggttctccacctcctgaaacgtcttttctcatcattttttcggattttttgaatttgggttctccacctcctgaaacgtcttttctcatcattttttcggattttttgaatttgagttctccacctcctgaaacgtcttttctcatcattttttcggattttttgaacttgagcctctccacttctgaaacgtcttttctcatcattttttcggattttttgaacttttacctcctgaaacgtcttttctcatcatttt
Coding sequences:
- the LOC124318931 gene encoding uncharacterized protein LOC124318931, translating into MKQDNPEEIQLRQPCGHKFIKSVHRPCFILRMPIEKQLVYFIEHHGIKLQEMDSNYRGDLHSGECYKKLRDKGFIDDLTITVIWNTDGAQPYKMSKNGIWPFMATINEAPYKLRRNYVILLALWFGNKKPPLHAFLDWIVKEWARLENDGINVKGIHYKIRVLVITTDTMARPLIRNTTQFNGQFGCDFCLHPGEQIKKGRGSTRIYLEKPEPFELRSMEQHKEDLNIAKATRKPSHGVCGPTPLADLPGFDFIKAFVPEYMHSCCQGVFKLMIKLWTFQKYSKEPWSVREKLEVLNSRLLNTKPPYEITRVMIALDDLSNWKASMFRAFVLFYVDVLEDVLPKEFFDHFVNLSYGMFVLLQEKVSVSDVEKIKVLFRHFVIDFEKLYGATHVGINVHFLIHLSQSVLDWGCLWTTSTFIPEWFNGVLMSLSNGTQAIADQMATNYLLKLTVRDEAVTLLHKYILPPHVTRQLCELLRLPKETPRGFSKGTFSNNDKVELLGHSSVRNVTQNEKNALCSLLASNSDFRSPSFQNAKFFSRIKLISSGSIFTTTSYKRSPKRINYCALTNDGEFLFIENFVCLPHESKGDHIFILGNMLGVQSKVHFLPKPIDGITFSIIPGMMTKLVGKGELVAFNALDIKSKCVVASEHNLTESYVVTALPNNLETD